In the genome of Delphinus delphis chromosome 15, mDelDel1.2, whole genome shotgun sequence, one region contains:
- the OCSTAMP gene encoding LOW QUALITY PROTEIN: osteoclast stimulatory transmembrane protein (The sequence of the model RefSeq protein was modified relative to this genomic sequence to represent the inferred CDS: inserted 2 bases in 1 codon; deleted 2 bases in 1 codon) has translation MRAPQEIAEHLVRTGWRFWYLGLHKALALLQAAWVVFSQPVPASCGQLLTQLLLCGSLAIAAAGLTYYGLVSLLLYPLGPSAMVATVCGLLAFLGLGLVPPARCLFALSVPTLGTEQGRRLLLSWSTATLAIVVVPNILANMHAAGQVLRCVTEGSLESLLNTTHQLHRASQALGPDGQAGSHGLTLQAQGDGSAFRLHVFRVTQQVLEDFSGLESLAQVVALGTQRAVTGLFMLGLLVDSAWYLHRYLTDLQFDNIYATWQLAQQLAEVGATHLVASPPAWLLWAARPRLSQGELLSCLLRLGLLTLLLMATAVTVAVDHAAFLLAQAAVGWAQQLPAVPITLTIKYDAAYTILGFIPFLFNQPPLESPYLSAHNSFQWELRFIAPGCPLLPPRRPHTAAHLAAGALQLVACSTVLLETYARRLRHSIAASFFKTQEARRVHHLHARLQRRYDRHRGQQLAPGTPYCXPETRAGQQAPRTARQTCWIPGRTDSNGAERKALWSCPDLSGNLGPSAAPCVTLARSLHLSEPWFLYLHKDCVTTISVTYFAHGNVLRAERDTGQERPG, from the exons ATGAGGGCCCCCCAGGAGATAGCTGAGCATCTCGTCAGGACCGG GTGGAGATTCTGGTACCTGGGGCTCCACAAGGCCCTTGCCCTGCTGCAGGCCGCCTGGGTTGTCTTCTCCCAGCCTGTCCCAGCCAGCTGTGGCCAGCTGCTGACCCAGCTCCTCCTGTGTGGTTCCCTGGCCATTGCTGCCGCGGGTCTGACCTACTATGGGCTGGTGTCCCTGCTGCTTTATCCTCTAGGGCCCTCGGCCATGGTGGCCACTGTCTGTGGCCTCCTGGCCTTCCTGGGCCTGGGACTGGTGCCCCCCGCCCGCTGTCTGTTTGCACTCAGCGTGCCCACCCTGGGCACGGAGCAGGGCCGCCGCCTGCTCCTATCCTGGAGTACCGCCACCCTGGCCATTGTCGTGGTGCCCAACATCTTGGCCAACATGCACGCAGCTGGGCAGGTGCTGAGGTGTGTCACGGAGGGGTCCCTGGAGAGTCTGCTCAACACCACTCATCAGCTGCACAGAGCCTCCCAGGCTCTGGGCCCTGACGGCCAAGCAGGCAGCCACGGCCTGACGCTCCAGGCCCAGGGCGATGGCTCCGCCTTCCGGCTCCACGTGTTCAGGGTCACTCAGCAGGTCCTGGAGGACTTCTCCGGCCTGGAGTCCTTGGCCCAGGTGGTGGCCCTGGGGACCCAGCGGGCAGTCACAGGGCTCTTTATGCTGGGCCTCCTGGTGGATTCAGCCTGGTACCTCCATCGATACCTGACGGACCTGCAGTTTGATAACATCTATGCTACCTGGCAGCTGGCTCAGCAGCTGGCAGAGGTCGGGGCCACGCACCTGGTGGCCTCCCCACCAGCCTGGCTGCTGTGGGCGGCCCGGCCAAGGCTGTCCCAGGGGGAGCTGCTGAGTTGTCTCCTAAGGCTGGGGCTGCTTACCCTGCTCCTGATGGCCACAGCTGTGACAGTGGCCGTGGACCACGCGGCCTTTCTCCTGGCGCAGGCAGCCGTGGGCTGGGCTCAGCAGCTTCCCGCTGTGCCCATCACGCTCACCATCAAATATGAT gctgcataCACCATCCTGGGCTTCATCCCTTTCCTCTTCAACCAGCCGCCTCTGGAGAGCCCCTACCTCTCTGCCCACAACTCCTTCCAGTGGGAGCTGCGCTTCATCGCCCCTGGCTGCCCGCTGCTGCCCCCCCGGCGCCCGCACACAGCCGCCCACCTGGCCGCAGGCGCCCTGCAGCTCGTCGCTTGCTCCACGGTCCTCCTGGAGACCTACGCCCGGCGCCTGAGGCACAGCATCGCTGCCTCCTTCTTCAAGACCCAGGAGGCAAGGAGGGTCCACCACCTTCATGCCCGGCTCCAGCGAAGATATGACAGGCACCGAGGCCAGCAGCTGGCCCCGGGCACTCCATACTG TCCTGAAACCCGGGCGGGGCAGCAAGCACCTAGAACGGCTAGACAGACCTGCTGGATACCTGGAAGGACAGACAGCAATGGCGCCGAGAGGAAAGCACTTTGGAGTTGCCCAGACCTGAGTGGTAACCTTGGCCCTTCTGCTGCC ccctgtgtgaccttggctaggtcgcttcacctctctgagccttggtttctatATCTGCATAAGGACTGCGTAACAACAATCAGTGTGACCTACTTTGCACACGGGAATGTGTTAAGGGCGGAAAGAGATACTGGGCAGGAAAGGCCTGGATAA